One genomic window of Medicago truncatula cultivar Jemalong A17 chromosome 1, MtrunA17r5.0-ANR, whole genome shotgun sequence includes the following:
- the LOC11424300 gene encoding arginine/serine-rich coiled-coil protein 2 isoform X1, producing MDSKSQSPPPHDHNNNNDSADADAAAAPAFRKPTGDALANRNYRRPPHGSPKREHSSREEDSVRDSHHHSRKYDAREQDTKYARTSDSLRHSDRHSSRTSYGHSRHDKYADEYRKHERLSSRSARDSRGDQMREESDSRSKDYGRSMDKYSREKYERSDFRSKDRDREKRATYEEVEKEKRTRDGDARDEKKDSQRSSGEHKSDRALYYSETRSQKEDIEISKNKDRNSKKVGEVFGIEDKESSGKKQKLFGADKDANSGKDDERKTSGSKLSHETKPGLGAVRTSGFDSGNNVDAAKVAAMRAAELVNKNLVGANCLTTDQKKKLLWGSKKSTPTEESGHRWDMAVFDPERQEKFNKLMGVKGEAKVEQNSDNQNDNDLLRAEKQKELQLDLEKQYTAGLRRRDGRTVGLGL from the exons ATGGATTCAAAGTCACAGTCTCCTCCGCCTCAtgaccacaacaacaacaacgattcTGCTGATGCTGATGCTGCTGCTGCTCCTGCATTTCGCAAGCCTACCGGGGATGCACTAGCTAATAGGAATTATCGCCGCCCACCTCATG GTAGTCCCAAGCGCGAACACAGCTCAAGGGAAGAAGATTCTGTCAGAGACTCTCATCATCATTCAAGGAAGTATGATGCCAGGGAACAAGACACAAAATATGCCAGAACCAGCGATTCTCTTAGACATTCTGACAGACACTCGTCTCGGACCTCCTATGGCCACTCTAGGCATGACAAGTACGCAGATGAATATAGAAAACATGAGAGGTTATCATCACGTTCTGCACGTGACTCAAGGGGCGATCAAATGAGAGAAGAGAGCGACAGCAGGTCAAAAGACTATGGGCGTAGTATGGACAAGTATTCACGCGAAAAATATGAAAGGTCTGATTTTAGAAGCAAGGACAGAGATAGGGAGAAGCGTGCAACATATGAGGAGGTGGAGAAGGAGAAGCGTACAAGAGACGGGGATGCTCGAGATGAAAAAAaggattcacaaagaagttctGGAGAACACAAAAGTGACCGTGCACTGTATTATTCAGAGACTAGGAGCCAGAAAGAAGACATTGAGATTAGTAAGAACAAGGACCGAAACTCTAAAAAAGTAGGAGAGGTATTTGGTATTGAAGATAAAGAATCTTCTGGAAAGAAACAAAAGTTGTTTGGAGCTGACAAGGATGCCAATTCCGGAAAAGATG ATGAAAGGAAGACTTCAGGTTCAAAGCTTTCTCATGAGACAAAGCCAGGTTTAGGGGCTGTCAGGACCAGCGGTTTTGATAGTGGCAATAATGTAGATGCTGCAAAAGTGGCAGCAATGAGAGCTGCTGAATTAG TTAACAAGAACTTAGTAGGGGCTAATTGCTTGACTACGGACCAAAAGAAGAAACTGTTGTGGGGCAGCAAAAAGAGTACACCCACTGAAGAG TCTGGCCACCGTTGGGATATGGCAGTGTTTGATCCAGAGCGACAAGAGAAATTCAACAAACTCATG GGTGTGAAAGGAGAAGCCAAAGTGGAGCAGAACTCTGACAATCAAAATGACAACGACTTACTCCGTGCTGAGAAGCAGAAGGAACTCCAGCTGGATCTAGAGAAGCAGTATACTGCAGGTCTTCGGCGAAGAGATGGCCGCACAGTTGGATTAGGTCTTTAA
- the LOC11424300 gene encoding arginine/serine-rich coiled-coil protein 2 isoform X2 codes for MGLDEEIYTLHLYAGSPKREHSSREEDSVRDSHHHSRKYDAREQDTKYARTSDSLRHSDRHSSRTSYGHSRHDKYADEYRKHERLSSRSARDSRGDQMREESDSRSKDYGRSMDKYSREKYERSDFRSKDRDREKRATYEEVEKEKRTRDGDARDEKKDSQRSSGEHKSDRALYYSETRSQKEDIEISKNKDRNSKKVGEVFGIEDKESSGKKQKLFGADKDANSGKDDERKTSGSKLSHETKPGLGAVRTSGFDSGNNVDAAKVAAMRAAELVNKNLVGANCLTTDQKKKLLWGSKKSTPTEESGHRWDMAVFDPERQEKFNKLMGVKGEAKVEQNSDNQNDNDLLRAEKQKELQLDLEKQYTAGLRRRDGRTVGLGL; via the exons ATG GGGTTGGATGAAGAGATCTATACTCTTCATTTATATGCAGGTAGTCCCAAGCGCGAACACAGCTCAAGGGAAGAAGATTCTGTCAGAGACTCTCATCATCATTCAAGGAAGTATGATGCCAGGGAACAAGACACAAAATATGCCAGAACCAGCGATTCTCTTAGACATTCTGACAGACACTCGTCTCGGACCTCCTATGGCCACTCTAGGCATGACAAGTACGCAGATGAATATAGAAAACATGAGAGGTTATCATCACGTTCTGCACGTGACTCAAGGGGCGATCAAATGAGAGAAGAGAGCGACAGCAGGTCAAAAGACTATGGGCGTAGTATGGACAAGTATTCACGCGAAAAATATGAAAGGTCTGATTTTAGAAGCAAGGACAGAGATAGGGAGAAGCGTGCAACATATGAGGAGGTGGAGAAGGAGAAGCGTACAAGAGACGGGGATGCTCGAGATGAAAAAAaggattcacaaagaagttctGGAGAACACAAAAGTGACCGTGCACTGTATTATTCAGAGACTAGGAGCCAGAAAGAAGACATTGAGATTAGTAAGAACAAGGACCGAAACTCTAAAAAAGTAGGAGAGGTATTTGGTATTGAAGATAAAGAATCTTCTGGAAAGAAACAAAAGTTGTTTGGAGCTGACAAGGATGCCAATTCCGGAAAAGATG ATGAAAGGAAGACTTCAGGTTCAAAGCTTTCTCATGAGACAAAGCCAGGTTTAGGGGCTGTCAGGACCAGCGGTTTTGATAGTGGCAATAATGTAGATGCTGCAAAAGTGGCAGCAATGAGAGCTGCTGAATTAG TTAACAAGAACTTAGTAGGGGCTAATTGCTTGACTACGGACCAAAAGAAGAAACTGTTGTGGGGCAGCAAAAAGAGTACACCCACTGAAGAG TCTGGCCACCGTTGGGATATGGCAGTGTTTGATCCAGAGCGACAAGAGAAATTCAACAAACTCATG GGTGTGAAAGGAGAAGCCAAAGTGGAGCAGAACTCTGACAATCAAAATGACAACGACTTACTCCGTGCTGAGAAGCAGAAGGAACTCCAGCTGGATCTAGAGAAGCAGTATACTGCAGGTCTTCGGCGAAGAGATGGCCGCACAGTTGGATTAGGTCTTTAA
- the LOC11428583 gene encoding protein kinase and PP2C-like domain-containing protein yields the protein MVGKEIVEPNTCIRGCCTSSSIPLHLPPSSYELLFPIARGAESVVYEGTLNGDKVAVKKPILSLSQHINNFHKQLQLLCKLDHPGIATLIAAHAKPPNYMFFFKLYESSNLGHKLHVEEWAPTVNDALMITMQLAKALQYLHNLGILHRDVKPSNILLDINLCPHLTDFGLAEYKSDIKGVSLENWKSSGKPTGGFHKKNMVGTLVYMAPEILKKELHTEKSDVYSFGISINELLTGVVPYTDLRAEAQAHTVLEMNYTEQQLTAAVVSDGLRPVLASEELGIPSRLVSMIRKCWDANPKSRPSFDDIVKELDFIMEHRKVKKVEDMHIRPCNLSVDQLVDKTYQESISWSAQGELLARNTSSSTDSGFRTWCESYDEPFAYRPILSWGSYATCGRREAMEDTHFILPHVFNEKDVYAFGIFDGHRGAAAAEFSSRAVPAVLQTLGFKTSPANALVEAFLRTDTAFRKELASYRKSNRCIQKDWHPGCTAIAAIVSGNKLFVANSGDCRAILYRAGNPIALSKDHVASCLQERERVIRQGGQVHWQVDTWRVGLPALQVTRSIGDDDLKPAVTAEPEITENTLHAEDEFLVMASDGLWDVMSSLDVINIIKDTVKEAGMCSKRLATEAVERGSKDNITVIVVFLRPVSTAERIY from the exons atgGTAGGAAAAGAGATTGTTGAACCTAACACTTGCATTAGGGGTTGCTGCACAAGCTCCTCTATTCCCCTACACCTCCCTCCTTCCTCTTACGAACTTCTTTTTCCTATTGCCAGAG GTGCTGAAAGTGTTGTTTATGAAGGCACTCTGAATGGAGACAAAGTTGCTGTTAAGAAACCCATTTTGTCTCTTTCTCAACACATCAATAACTTCCACAAACAATTACAATTGCTTTG CAAGCTAGATCACCCGGGAATAGCAACACTAATTGCCGCCCATGCAAAACCACCCAATTATATGTTTTTCTTCAAGTTATATGAGTCTTCCAATCTCGGCCACAAGTTACATGTAGAAGAATGGGCCCCAACCGTCAATGACGCGCTTATGATAACAATGCAGTTAG CAAAGGCCTTGCAATATCTGCATAACCTTGGGATTCTGCATAGAGATGTGAAACCATCAAATATTCTT CTTGACATAAATCTCTGTCCACACCTCACAGATTTTGGTTTGGCTGAATACAAAAGTGATATTAAGGGAGTTTCTCTTGAGAATTGGAAGTCTTCTGGAAAACCTACTGGTGGTTTTCACAAAAAGAATATGGTCGGAACACTTGTTTATATGGCAcctgaaatattaaaaaaggaaTTACACACAGAAAAGTCAGATGTATACAGTTTTGGGATATCAATCAA TGAACTCCTTACTGGTGTTGTGCCATATACTGATCTTCGTGCAGAAGCACAG GCTCACACAGTACTTGAGATGAACTATACTGAGCAACAACTAACAGCAGCTGTTGTTTCGGATGGATTACGACCGGTCCTTGCCAGCGAGGAGTTGGGTATACCATCAAGATTAGTATCGATGATACGAAAGTGCTGGGATGCTAATCCTAAAAGTAGACCTTCCTTTGATGATATTGTCAAGGAACTTGATTTTATTATGGAACACAGGAAGGTAAAGAAGGTGGAAGATATGCATATTAGACCTTGTAACTTGTCTGTTGACCAACTTGTGGACAAGACTTATCAAGAGAGTATTAGCTGGTCTGCTCAAGGCGAGCTTTTGGCTAGGAATACCTCTAGCTCAACTGATTCTGGTTTCAGAACATGGTGCGAGTCTTACGACGAGCCTTTTGCATACCGTCCAATACTGTCTTGGGGATCTTATGCTACTTGTGGGAGAAGGGAGGCTATGGAGGACACACATTTCATTCTGCCCCATGTTTTCAATGAAAAGGATGTCTATGCTTTTGGTATCTTCGATGGCCATAGAG GCGCAGCAGCTGCAGAGTTTTCTTCTAGGGCTGTACCAGCAGTTTTGCAAACTCTTGGTTTTAAGACCAG TCCTGCTAATGCACTAGTGGAAGCATTCCTTAGAACAGATACTGCCTTCAGAAAAGAGCTTGCTTCCTATCGCAAATCCAACAGATGTATCCAGAAGGATTGGCATCCTGGTTGTACAGCGATTGCTGCTATTGTAAGTGGGAACAAGCTATTTGTTGCTAATAGTGGCGATTGTCGGGCAATCTTATATCGTGCTGGTAACCCCATTGCTCTGAGTAAG GATCATGTTGCAAGCTGTCTTCAAGAGAGAGAGCGTGTTATTCGTCAAGGGGGCCAAGTTCATTGGCAAGTTGATACCTGGAGAGTTGGTCTTCCTGCGCTTCAG GTTACTCGTTCTATCGGTGACGATGACCTGAAGCCTGCTGTAACTGCAGAACCTGAGATAACTGAGAACACCTTACATGCAGAGGATGAATTTCTG GTCATGGCTAGCGATGGTCTGTGGGATGTGATGAGCAGTTTGGATgtgataaatataataaaggaCACAGttaaagaggcaggtatgtgcTCTAAGAGGTTGGCTACCGAAGCTGTGGAACGTGGCAGCAAGGATAACATTACggttattgttgtttttttaagacCTGTATCAACAGCAGAGAGAATTTATTAG
- the LOC11430401 gene encoding uncharacterized protein SYNPCC7002_A1590, whose protein sequence is MASSLVSSILVLPISRCHQLKQRLPLLASATPPSTHKARFVARRKESVSVQQLQRPLIEYMRLPASQYSVLDAERIERVSEDTFRCYVYTIKFFTFEVCPVLLVKVEQQPNGCCIKLLSCKLQGSPMVAAQNDKFDAIMVNRISCESDSDKSLVQQLTSDTIIEVSIEIPFAFKAIPKQAIESAGTQVLEQILKIMLPRFMSQLVKDYQAWASGNASRQPLGTGEI, encoded by the exons ATGGCTTCGTCATTGGTTAGTTCCATTCTTGTTCTACCCATTTCACGTTGTCATCAACTCAAACAACGCCTTCCACTTCTTGCTTCAGCAACTCCTCCTTCGACCCACAAAGCCCGTTTCGTTGCTCGCCGTAAGGAGTCTGTTTCTGTTCAACAACTCCAACGTCCCCTAA TTGAATATATGAGGTTACCAGCAAGTCAATATTCAGTGTTAGACGCTGAAAGGATTGAACGTGTGAGTGAGGATACATTCAGGTGTTATGTTTACACAATTAAGTTTTTCACATTTGAGGTTTGTCCTGTTTTGCTTGTCAAAGTTGAACAACAACCCAATGGCTGTTGCATTAAGCTCTTGTCCTGCAAG CTTCAGGGTTCCCCTATGGTCGCCGCTCAGAACGATAAGTTTGATG CTATAATGGTGAACCGGATATCATGTGAAAGTGACTCGGATAAGTCATTGGTGCAGCAACTCACATCAGACACTATAATTGAG GTAAGCATTGAAATTCCTTTCGCTTTCAAAGCAATACCAAAGCAAGCAATTGAATCAGCTGGGACTCAAGTCCTTGAACAAATACTCAAGATTATGCTTCCCCGTTTTATGTCACAG CTTGTGAAAGATTATCAAGCCTGGGCCTCTGGAAATGCCTCAAGGCAACCTCTTGGGACAGGTGAAATCTGA